A window of Verrucomicrobiia bacterium contains these coding sequences:
- the pckA gene encoding phosphoenolpyruvate carboxykinase (ATP) has translation MPTPEKEKSLQSLGITPKAKVYWNLPRSALYEEALRRSEGLLSHGGTFVINTQPYTGRLPNDKFIVSEPASQSRVNWGKINKPFDPAKFEALKKRVCDYLASKDLFIQDHYAGADERYRIPTRIVSERAIAALFARTMLIREKNKEKMLNLVPQFTILHAPGFKAAPARDGTRSEAFILLNFAQKMVMIGGTYYLGEIKKSIFSVMNYLLPEKGVLPMHCSTNYGRDENDAAIFFGLSGTGKTTLSAAPDRTLVGDDEHGWSDHGIFNFEGGCYAKVIRLSKEGEPEIFATTGRFGTILENVVIDPETRAIDLNDDSITENTRATYPISHIPNMTLSGQSGHPKNILMLTADAFGILPPVSRLTKEQAMYHFISGYTAKVAGTESGVKEPQATFSPCFGGPFMPLPPAAYAKLLGEKITKYDVRVWLVNTGWSGGAYPNGKRMDLAVTRAIVKAILDGSLAKIETRIDPHFGLAVPIGCPGVPPKILDPKLTWKDPAAYEKKAGELARMFQEHFLEQCGPELRSLTAVGPQV, from the coding sequence ATGCCGACGCCTGAAAAGGAAAAAAGCCTGCAGTCGCTGGGCATCACGCCCAAGGCGAAAGTCTACTGGAACCTGCCCCGCTCCGCGCTTTATGAAGAAGCCCTGCGCCGTTCGGAAGGGCTGCTTTCGCATGGCGGCACCTTCGTCATCAATACCCAGCCGTACACCGGCCGCCTCCCGAACGACAAATTCATTGTCTCCGAACCGGCGAGCCAGTCCAGGGTCAACTGGGGCAAGATCAACAAGCCCTTCGACCCCGCGAAATTCGAGGCCCTGAAAAAGCGCGTCTGCGATTATCTGGCGTCGAAAGACCTTTTCATCCAGGACCATTACGCGGGCGCGGATGAGCGCTACCGCATTCCGACTCGCATCGTTTCCGAGCGCGCGATCGCCGCTTTATTTGCCCGCACCATGCTGATCCGTGAAAAGAACAAAGAGAAGATGCTGAACCTCGTGCCTCAATTCACGATCCTGCACGCCCCCGGCTTCAAGGCCGCCCCCGCCCGCGACGGCACGCGCAGCGAAGCGTTCATCCTCCTGAACTTTGCCCAGAAAATGGTCATGATCGGCGGGACGTACTACCTGGGCGAAATCAAAAAATCCATTTTTTCGGTCATGAATTATTTGCTTCCGGAAAAAGGCGTGCTGCCCATGCATTGCTCCACCAATTACGGCCGCGACGAAAACGATGCCGCCATCTTTTTCGGGCTTTCGGGCACGGGCAAGACCACGCTTTCGGCCGCGCCGGACCGGACGCTGGTGGGCGACGACGAACACGGCTGGAGCGACCACGGCATTTTCAATTTCGAAGGCGGCTGTTACGCGAAGGTCATCAGGCTTTCCAAGGAAGGGGAGCCGGAGATTTTCGCGACGACCGGCCGCTTCGGCACCATTCTCGAAAACGTCGTGATCGATCCGGAAACGCGCGCCATCGACCTGAACGATGACTCGATCACCGAGAACACGCGCGCGACCTATCCCATCTCCCACATCCCGAACATGACCCTGAGCGGCCAATCCGGCCATCCGAAAAATATTCTGATGCTGACCGCGGACGCATTCGGCATCCTGCCGCCGGTTTCGCGGCTCACCAAGGAACAGGCCATGTACCATTTCATTTCCGGCTACACGGCCAAGGTCGCGGGCACCGAATCCGGCGTGAAGGAACCGCAGGCCACGTTCAGTCCCTGCTTCGGCGGGCCTTTCATGCCGCTGCCGCCGGCGGCCTATGCCAAGCTGCTCGGAGAGAAAATCACGAAGTACGACGTGCGCGTATGGCTGGTCAACACGGGCTGGAGCGGCGGCGCGTATCCAAACGGCAAACGCATGGATCTTGCCGTGACGCGCGCGATCGTGAAGGCCATCCTGGACGGCAGCCTTGCGAAAATCGAAACTCGGATCGACCCGCATTTCGGCCTGGCTGTCCCCATTGGATGTCCGGGCGTGCCGCCCAAAATCCTCGACCCGAAACTGACCTGGAAAGACCCCGCCGCTTACGAGAAAAAAGCCGGCGAACTGGCGCGCATGTTCCAGGAACATTTCCTGGAGCAATGCGGGCCGGAGCTGCGTTCGCTCACGGCCGTCGGCCCCCAAGTCTGA